One Dictyoglomus thermophilum H-6-12 DNA window includes the following coding sequences:
- a CDS encoding M24 family metallopeptidase: MERKDEVKIKLERVRNFLRENDLSAMLIKKQPNFSWITAGGVNFVGIATEIGVTSVLITDKEQFVIANRIEARRMREEEVDDMFEVIEYEWYEDKEMEIVKSIVGNGKVGCDIVLPGTHFVDNTFKKLRYELTEGEIERYLYLGEKLSRTVEEVLMYEIKPGETEIEIAGKISARLWKDGIEPTAFMIASDDRIRNYRHPISKNKKIEKLVMASVNARYRGLIATITRMAYFGEISENLRKQYRDNVEIECIMIAKTKIGEEMRIPVLSAIEEYEKRGYKDEWKLHHQGGSMGYYPRDIRVTPTTTEKVCRNQAFCWNPSITGTKSEDGFIITEKGPIMITKPIIFPTLKVEVEGMTFVKPDILEIL; this comes from the coding sequence ATGGAGAGAAAAGATGAAGTAAAGATTAAATTGGAAAGGGTAAGAAATTTTCTAAGAGAAAATGATCTTTCTGCTATGCTTATAAAGAAGCAACCAAACTTTTCGTGGATTACTGCTGGTGGAGTAAATTTTGTAGGTATAGCTACGGAGATAGGAGTAACATCAGTGTTGATTACTGATAAGGAGCAGTTTGTCATTGCTAATAGGATTGAAGCAAGAAGAATGAGAGAAGAAGAAGTAGATGATATGTTTGAAGTGATCGAATATGAGTGGTATGAGGATAAGGAGATGGAAATAGTTAAGAGTATTGTTGGAAATGGCAAGGTAGGGTGTGACATTGTACTTCCAGGGACTCATTTTGTAGACAATACTTTTAAAAAACTGAGGTATGAATTAACAGAAGGTGAGATAGAAAGATATTTATATCTAGGGGAGAAACTTTCAAGGACTGTGGAAGAGGTACTTATGTATGAGATAAAGCCAGGTGAGACAGAGATAGAGATTGCAGGTAAGATATCTGCAAGACTCTGGAAGGATGGTATTGAGCCTACAGCTTTTATGATTGCTTCTGACGATAGAATAAGAAATTATAGGCATCCCATATCTAAAAACAAGAAGATCGAGAAATTAGTAATGGCATCGGTAAATGCTAGGTATAGAGGATTGATAGCCACAATAACAAGAATGGCTTATTTTGGAGAAATTTCAGAAAATTTAAGGAAGCAATATAGGGATAATGTAGAGATCGAGTGCATTATGATAGCTAAGACAAAGATTGGTGAAGAGATGAGAATTCCAGTTCTTTCTGCCATAGAAGAGTATGAAAAGAGAGGATACAAAGATGAATGGAAATTACATCATCAAGGTGGATCTATGGGATACTATCCTAGGGATATAAGGGTAACGCCTACAACTACGGAAAAGGTTTGTAGGAATCAAGCTTTCTGTTGGAACCCCTCCATAACTGGTACAAAATCTGAAGATGGATTTATTATAACTGAAAAAGGACCAATAATGATTACAAAACCTATTATTTTCCCTACTCTAAAAGTAGAAGTAGAAGGTATGACTTTTGTAAAACCTGATATCCTGGAAATACTATAA
- a CDS encoding Gfo/Idh/MocA family protein, with translation MDKVRVGLVGAGFIARIHMAAYREISPYVEVVGVCSGRRENAERFSKEFGIPKVFGDFEELCASSDIDIVDVCTPTNLHDEVILCAAKNKKHVICEKPLTGYFGEDTDKELVGIEVPKSFMYKKVLEKIERIERTVKESGIKFMYGENLVYAPSIEKMKRMIYISSSPILEIRAECSHSGSHASYAKKWKTSGGGSLMRLGSHPVAVVLHLKHYEGLLRDGKPIRAKAVWSEVANLTKTEKFLKEEKHYVATSWEDVEDWSILVIDFEDGTKGIIFSNDVSLGGLKNWVQVNLSSGMIYANINPNNMMVAYAPEETVWKDEYVAEKIETKAGWNFPSPDDFWTRGFPQELKDFVLAVKENKEPVSNFDLAKETAKVLYAGYYSSEEGRKIELM, from the coding sequence ATGGATAAAGTAAGGGTTGGTCTTGTAGGAGCGGGTTTTATAGCAAGAATACATATGGCTGCATATAGGGAGATATCTCCATATGTGGAAGTAGTTGGGGTTTGCTCTGGAAGAAGAGAGAATGCAGAGAGATTTTCAAAAGAATTTGGAATTCCTAAAGTTTTTGGTGATTTTGAGGAACTTTGTGCGTCTTCTGATATTGACATTGTGGATGTATGTACTCCTACAAATCTTCATGATGAAGTTATTCTTTGTGCTGCTAAGAATAAAAAGCATGTTATATGTGAGAAACCTCTTACAGGCTATTTTGGGGAGGATACAGATAAGGAACTTGTAGGGATAGAAGTGCCTAAAAGTTTTATGTATAAAAAGGTTTTAGAAAAAATAGAAAGGATCGAAAGGACTGTAAAAGAAAGTGGCATTAAGTTCATGTATGGAGAAAATTTGGTTTATGCTCCTTCTATCGAGAAGATGAAGAGGATGATTTATATTTCTTCTTCTCCTATTCTTGAAATTAGAGCAGAGTGTAGTCATTCTGGCTCTCATGCAAGTTATGCTAAAAAATGGAAAACTTCTGGTGGTGGTAGTTTAATGAGACTTGGGTCTCATCCAGTAGCTGTAGTGCTTCATTTAAAACATTATGAAGGATTGCTTAGGGATGGAAAGCCTATAAGGGCAAAAGCAGTATGGAGTGAAGTGGCGAATTTGACGAAGACGGAGAAATTTTTGAAGGAAGAAAAACATTATGTGGCAACCTCTTGGGAGGACGTAGAAGATTGGTCTATTCTTGTGATCGATTTTGAAGATGGAACAAAGGGCATAATCTTCTCTAATGATGTTAGCCTTGGAGGACTTAAAAATTGGGTGCAGGTAAACCTTTCCTCAGGTATGATTTATGCCAACATTAATCCTAATAATATGATGGTAGCTTATGCTCCTGAAGAGACGGTGTGGAAAGATGAGTACGTAGCCGAAAAAATTGAGACAAAAGCAGGTTGGAATTTCCCTTCACCTGATGATTTCTGGACTAGGGGTTTTCCTCAAGAACTTAAAGATTTCGTTCTTGCAGTAAAAGAAAATAAAGAACCAGTATCTAATTTTGACTTAGCAAAAGAAACTGCAAAAGTTTTATATGCCGGCTATTACTCTAGTGAAGAGGGGAGAAAGATTGAATTAATGTGA
- a CDS encoding TRAP transporter substrate-binding protein, which translates to MKKYFTLLILFLLVPLSSFGSAQSNILIKATSPFPEGHIITQTMIEFKNIIEQETQRRIKFELSIAKDTEEQANERCSKGEVDMQFTGGRAIEVFAPQYFFINAPFVLKDYEHFFRIMKGPIGEKAKEQILKNGNMYTLGYLYRGYRQMTSNKPILSLKDLEGLKLRLPVVPTWIKVWEALGVKAVPVPLTGLYQALKDGTAEASEGDLTQISGYKLYEVQKYLIITNHLVSFGWVHMYKPAFDKLSKGDQELFVKTAEKVCDTATKKLIASENDILGMLMKNGMTVIYLDDKTMTQIREKAKPAVEELFRTTWPVTTWEEILKQ; encoded by the coding sequence ATGAAGAAATATTTTACACTTTTAATTCTCTTTTTACTAGTTCCTCTTAGCTCTTTTGGATCTGCCCAGAGCAATATACTTATAAAGGCCACATCACCGTTTCCTGAAGGACATATAATAACCCAAACGATGATAGAGTTTAAAAATATAATTGAGCAAGAAACACAAAGAAGAATTAAATTTGAACTTTCTATTGCAAAGGATACAGAAGAACAAGCTAACGAAAGATGTTCAAAGGGCGAAGTAGACATGCAATTTACAGGAGGAAGAGCTATAGAAGTATTTGCCCCTCAATATTTCTTTATTAATGCGCCCTTTGTATTGAAGGATTATGAACACTTCTTTAGAATAATGAAAGGACCTATAGGGGAAAAAGCAAAAGAGCAGATTCTTAAAAATGGCAATATGTATACTCTTGGATATCTCTATAGAGGGTATAGACAGATGACCTCTAATAAACCTATACTTAGTCTAAAAGATCTTGAGGGGCTGAAACTTAGACTTCCTGTAGTACCTACATGGATTAAAGTTTGGGAAGCTCTGGGAGTAAAAGCAGTTCCTGTTCCATTAACAGGTTTGTATCAAGCTCTTAAAGATGGTACTGCTGAGGCTTCCGAGGGAGATTTGACTCAAATTTCTGGATATAAACTTTACGAGGTACAAAAATACTTAATTATCACGAATCATCTTGTTTCTTTTGGTTGGGTACATATGTACAAACCTGCTTTTGACAAACTATCTAAAGGAGATCAAGAGCTTTTTGTAAAAACTGCCGAAAAAGTATGCGATACAGCTACTAAGAAGCTTATTGCTAGTGAGAATGATATTCTAGGAATGCTTATGAAAAATGGTATGACAGTTATATATTTGGATGACAAAACTATGACACAAATAAGAGAGAAGGCAAAACCTGCCGTAGAGGAACTTTTTAGGACTACCTGGCCTGTGACTACTTGGGAAGAGATTCTTAAACAGTGA
- a CDS encoding FMN-binding glutamate synthase family protein, with amino-acid sequence MSFSKPNFSEATLTRLRLKDYSPFSGMCVTCLDGCPGYCEIAKSGVRGREYIYPKPYGKVTSASEKDYPVDFSHFNINGTCVGALGVEPDPDKATFPAVDIETRIGDIKLRGPWFTTGLGSTFIARDNWEGVAIGSALFGTMVGVGENVCGVDPDAEIKNGKVVRSPEMERRIRLFKEWQRDNYGGVIVQENVEDSRLGTLEYVIEQLGIEFVEIKWGQGAKDIGGEIKLSDIKRAKQLKDRGYIVFPDPDDPIIQDLYQKGGIKEFERHSRLGMASVEGFVKRAEELRKRGAKYISLKTGAYRPKDLALALRAASEGKADLLIVDGAGGGTGMSPWRMMNEWGIPTVYLEALTYKYAKMLAEKGKHVPTIAIAGGFTLEDHIFKGLALGAPYVKLVAMGRATLTAAMVGKNLGEWIKKGTIPKEYAEYGNDIEEIFVAVAEIKKILGDDWKKVPPAALSVYGYFDRLAVGLKQFMAGARKFKLEYITRDDIVALTKEAAEVTGIPYVMDLDHEESMKILFD; translated from the coding sequence ATGTCTTTTTCAAAGCCTAACTTTTCAGAAGCCACCCTTACTCGTTTACGTTTAAAGGACTATTCTCCATTTAGTGGGATGTGTGTAACTTGTCTTGATGGTTGTCCTGGCTATTGCGAAATAGCAAAATCAGGTGTTCGTGGTAGAGAATATATTTACCCAAAACCCTATGGAAAAGTAACTTCAGCCTCAGAAAAAGATTATCCTGTAGATTTCTCTCATTTTAATATAAACGGTACTTGTGTAGGAGCTTTAGGAGTAGAGCCAGATCCTGACAAAGCTACTTTTCCTGCTGTAGATATTGAGACAAGAATTGGAGATATTAAATTAAGAGGTCCTTGGTTTACCACTGGTCTTGGTTCTACCTTCATTGCAAGAGACAACTGGGAGGGTGTAGCAATTGGATCTGCTCTTTTTGGAACAATGGTTGGAGTAGGAGAGAATGTATGTGGTGTAGATCCTGATGCAGAAATTAAGAATGGTAAAGTAGTTAGATCTCCTGAGATGGAGAGGAGAATAAGATTATTTAAAGAGTGGCAAAGAGACAATTATGGCGGAGTTATAGTTCAGGAAAATGTTGAAGATTCGAGACTTGGTACTCTTGAGTATGTAATTGAGCAACTTGGAATTGAATTTGTAGAAATAAAGTGGGGACAAGGAGCAAAAGATATAGGAGGAGAAATTAAACTTTCTGATATAAAGAGAGCGAAGCAACTAAAAGATAGGGGATATATTGTATTTCCTGATCCCGATGATCCAATAATTCAGGATCTATATCAAAAGGGTGGAATTAAGGAATTTGAGAGACATTCCAGACTTGGAATGGCATCGGTAGAGGGATTTGTCAAGAGGGCAGAGGAGTTAAGGAAGAGAGGAGCAAAATATATTTCTTTGAAAACAGGTGCGTATAGGCCAAAAGATCTTGCTCTTGCTTTGAGAGCTGCCTCTGAGGGTAAAGCAGATCTTCTAATTGTAGATGGAGCAGGTGGCGGTACAGGAATGAGCCCATGGAGAATGATGAATGAGTGGGGAATTCCAACAGTTTATTTAGAAGCATTAACTTACAAATATGCTAAGATGCTTGCTGAGAAAGGAAAACATGTTCCAACAATAGCTATTGCTGGTGGTTTTACTCTTGAAGATCATATCTTCAAAGGTCTTGCATTAGGAGCTCCTTATGTAAAGCTTGTAGCTATGGGTAGAGCAACTTTAACTGCGGCAATGGTGGGAAAGAATCTTGGTGAATGGATTAAGAAAGGAACTATACCTAAGGAGTATGCAGAGTATGGAAACGATATAGAAGAGATATTTGTAGCAGTAGCAGAAATAAAGAAAATTCTTGGAGATGATTGGAAGAAAGTTCCACCTGCTGCTCTTTCAGTGTATGGATATTTTGACAGACTTGCAGTGGGGTTGAAACAATTTATGGCTGGTGCAAGAAAATTCAAGCTTGAGTATATTACAAGGGATGATATTGTAGCTTTGACTAAGGAAGCAGCAGAAGTAACAGGTATACCTTACGTAATGGATTTAGACCACGAGGAGAGTATGAAGATTTTATTCGACTAG
- a CDS encoding glucuronate isomerase has translation MVDKRNLEEKINKVLEKIKIIDIHTHLFPPSFKDLFLYGIDYLLTYHYLIAETVRYLPISPDDFYNLSLKEQAELVWKTLFVDRSPISESARGIVTILTEVGVDFEKKDLSLIRAYFDKIDMESYVDLIFEKAKIDYVVMTNDPLDENEMKYWKCNIFKDKRFRPSLRLDRLINDWENIREYLKVKDYKEIKDHLDKWFLMIEPLYIALSFPPDFRYPDDMLRSRLLEEIMLYAEERKVPIALMIGAKRSVNPSLRLAGDSVGKSNIESIENLCRSFPNNKFMVTMLSRENQHELCVTARKFKNLMIFGCWWFLNTPSLIEEITKMRLELLGFSFIPQHSDARVLEQLIYKWKHSKEIIKKVLYDKYLALIRSGWTLKEEDIERDITQLFRKNFEDFIFSKQ, from the coding sequence ATGGTTGATAAAAGAAATTTAGAAGAGAAAATTAATAAAGTTTTAGAAAAAATAAAAATTATAGATATACATACCCATCTTTTTCCTCCTTCTTTTAAGGATCTATTCCTCTATGGTATAGATTATCTTCTTACCTATCATTACCTTATCGCAGAGACTGTAAGATATTTACCTATTTCTCCCGATGATTTTTATAATCTTTCTTTGAAAGAGCAAGCAGAATTAGTATGGAAGACTCTATTTGTAGATAGATCTCCTATAAGTGAGTCTGCAAGAGGTATAGTTACTATATTAACTGAAGTTGGGGTAGACTTTGAAAAGAAAGATCTTTCTTTAATAAGAGCATATTTTGATAAGATTGATATGGAAAGCTATGTGGACTTAATTTTTGAGAAGGCAAAAATTGATTATGTTGTGATGACCAATGATCCTCTTGATGAAAATGAGATGAAATATTGGAAATGTAATATTTTTAAGGATAAGAGATTTCGTCCATCGCTTAGGCTTGATAGGTTAATAAATGACTGGGAGAATATTCGTGAATATTTAAAAGTTAAAGATTACAAAGAAATTAAGGATCATCTTGATAAATGGTTTTTAATGATAGAACCTCTTTATATTGCTTTATCCTTTCCTCCCGATTTTAGGTATCCTGATGATATGCTTAGAAGTAGATTGTTAGAAGAGATCATGCTTTATGCTGAAGAGAGAAAAGTTCCTATAGCTTTAATGATTGGAGCAAAACGTTCGGTAAATCCTTCCCTAAGACTGGCAGGAGATAGTGTGGGTAAAAGTAATATTGAGAGTATTGAAAATCTTTGTAGAAGTTTTCCTAACAATAAGTTTATGGTTACGATGCTTTCTAGGGAGAATCAACATGAACTTTGTGTAACTGCAAGAAAGTTTAAAAATTTAATGATCTTTGGATGTTGGTGGTTCTTAAATACCCCAAGTCTTATTGAGGAGATAACTAAGATGAGACTTGAACTTCTTGGCTTTTCTTTTATTCCTCAGCATTCCGATGCAAGGGTGTTAGAACAGCTTATTTATAAATGGAAACATAGCAAAGAAATTATCAAAAAGGTGCTTTATGATAAATATCTGGCTTTGATAAGATCAGGGTGGACCTTAAAAGAAGAAGATATAGAAAGAGATATAACTCAACTATTTAGGAAAAATTTTGAAGATTTTATCTTCTCAAAACAATGA
- a CDS encoding calcium/sodium antiporter: MILSSILFNILLFILGLIFLIRGSDLFIERLKLIAKKMGVSEFVVGAILASVATTLPEISVSIISSLQGESSLAIGNALGSVLFNISVILGVSSLIMPIKVDEKGWKNSLLLFCISIIFGFAAIDRYLSRWEGLILLILYGIFVKRTLKGEWANQKEHKKKILVRDIVYVFITGGIVVLGSKLLVDSAVFFARMLKISEMIIGLTIVASGTSLPEFVNTITSIRKKTPNIGVGNIIGACILNILIVSGVAILINPVILAKKFLYLALPIILLIVLALTISLKRDNIIGRKTGLIFLVLYALFFILNWRI; the protein is encoded by the coding sequence ATGATTTTAAGCAGTATACTATTTAACATTCTTCTATTTATCTTAGGACTAATCTTTTTGATTAGAGGATCTGATCTTTTTATTGAAAGGCTAAAATTAATAGCTAAAAAAATGGGAGTAAGCGAGTTTGTTGTTGGTGCTATACTTGCAAGTGTTGCAACTACGCTTCCTGAAATAAGTGTTTCTATAATATCTTCTCTTCAAGGGGAAAGTTCTTTGGCGATTGGTAATGCTCTTGGTAGTGTTTTATTTAATATTTCTGTTATTCTTGGGGTTTCTTCACTGATTATGCCTATTAAGGTAGATGAAAAGGGTTGGAAAAATTCTCTATTACTTTTTTGCATATCTATTATTTTTGGTTTTGCGGCTATAGATAGATATTTATCTCGGTGGGAGGGTTTAATTCTTTTAATTTTGTATGGGATTTTTGTAAAAAGAACTTTAAAGGGAGAATGGGCAAATCAAAAAGAGCATAAGAAAAAAATTTTGGTAAGAGATATTGTTTATGTTTTCATCACGGGAGGAATAGTAGTTTTAGGATCTAAACTTTTAGTAGATAGTGCTGTGTTTTTTGCAAGGATGCTAAAAATTTCGGAGATGATAATTGGGCTTACCATTGTAGCCTCTGGCACTTCTTTACCTGAGTTTGTGAATACCATTACTTCAATAAGGAAGAAAACTCCCAATATTGGGGTTGGAAATATAATAGGAGCATGTATTCTTAATATCTTAATTGTCTCTGGGGTTGCAATCTTGATAAATCCAGTAATCTTGGCTAAGAAATTTTTATATTTAGCCTTACCTATTATTTTACTAATAGTTCTTGCTTTAACAATTTCTCTAAAAAGAGATAACATTATTGGGAGAAAAACTGGTTTAATCTTTTTAGTTTTGTATGCTCTGTTTTTTATACTAAATTGGAGAATATGA
- a CDS encoding ABC transporter substrate-binding protein codes for MKKFERFLSWFLAFTLVFSLIVSVSIREVSAQAKLYKPMNPTPEANKPITFKVYIGEVNPNDDQFKSPVAQKIKELTGVTLDIEYAPNQAAVREKIQIMAASGDYPDIIYAKGDLSLLKDAGALIPLDDLIEKYAPNIKKAYGENLKRLKWSKEDPHIYCLGLTTDNDRTLDVNGGFMLQHRVVMELGYPRIRTLRDFENAIKAYYKKHPTTDGLPTIPLTLCADDWRTVISVTNPAFQATGAPDDGELYVDPKTLKCTFHYKRPIEKEYFRWLNRMWNEGLLDKETFIQKEDTYKAKIASGRVLALIDAGWAIGEPITALRRAGKYEYMYGYYPVTVSERIKQAPPDVRVGYTGGWGIAITKSCKDPVRAIKFLDWLCTEDANILRQWGIEGVHHIYVNGKRQFLPDVDQARRTDPYFGRKTGIGVYVYPWPRLPNYYIDSTGNPVVPDTTKEDIRKNYTEVEKKVLAAYKAEIWKDLFPKAEEYPVKTWGYLWMYPTPDEDMRAIGNKLFDYVIKNIPKVVMAPTKEFDKVWNEFLKGLDDLGAKKYEEYKTKQIREMVEFWKK; via the coding sequence TTGAAAAAATTTGAAAGATTTCTAAGCTGGTTTTTAGCTTTTACATTGGTATTTAGTCTTATAGTAAGTGTAAGCATAAGAGAAGTAAGTGCTCAAGCTAAATTATATAAGCCTATGAATCCCACACCAGAAGCAAATAAACCTATAACCTTCAAAGTATATATAGGAGAAGTAAACCCTAATGATGATCAATTCAAGAGTCCTGTTGCCCAAAAAATTAAAGAACTTACAGGAGTAACATTAGATATAGAGTATGCTCCTAACCAGGCCGCTGTAAGAGAAAAAATACAAATAATGGCTGCAAGTGGAGATTATCCAGACATAATATATGCAAAAGGAGATCTATCTCTATTAAAAGATGCAGGAGCTTTAATACCTCTTGATGATTTAATAGAAAAATATGCTCCAAATATCAAAAAAGCCTATGGAGAAAATCTAAAAAGGTTAAAATGGAGTAAAGAAGATCCTCATATTTACTGCCTTGGTCTTACCACTGATAATGATCGAACCTTAGATGTAAATGGAGGCTTCATGCTTCAACACAGAGTAGTAATGGAACTTGGATATCCAAGAATTAGGACTCTAAGAGATTTCGAAAATGCTATAAAAGCTTACTATAAGAAACATCCTACTACTGATGGACTTCCTACCATACCTCTTACCCTATGTGCTGACGATTGGAGAACAGTGATTAGTGTTACAAATCCTGCTTTTCAGGCTACAGGAGCACCCGATGATGGAGAATTATATGTGGATCCAAAAACCTTAAAATGCACTTTCCACTACAAGAGACCTATAGAAAAGGAATATTTTAGATGGTTAAACCGTATGTGGAATGAGGGACTCTTAGATAAAGAAACCTTCATACAAAAGGAAGATACCTATAAAGCTAAAATTGCCAGTGGAAGAGTACTTGCTTTGATTGACGCTGGTTGGGCTATAGGAGAGCCTATAACTGCCTTAAGAAGAGCAGGAAAGTATGAATACATGTATGGATACTATCCTGTAACAGTAAGTGAAAGAATAAAACAAGCACCGCCCGACGTAAGAGTAGGATATACAGGAGGCTGGGGAATAGCCATAACTAAGAGCTGTAAAGATCCAGTGAGGGCAATAAAATTCTTAGACTGGTTATGTACAGAAGATGCCAATATATTAAGACAATGGGGAATAGAAGGCGTACACCACATATATGTTAATGGTAAAAGACAATTCCTGCCAGATGTGGATCAAGCAAGAAGAACTGATCCATACTTTGGTAGAAAAACAGGAATAGGAGTATACGTATATCCATGGCCAAGACTCCCCAACTATTACATAGACTCTACCGGAAACCCCGTAGTACCAGATACCACCAAAGAGGATATTAGAAAGAATTACACCGAGGTTGAGAAAAAAGTACTTGCAGCGTACAAAGCAGAAATTTGGAAAGATCTATTCCCTAAAGCAGAAGAGTATCCAGTAAAAACTTGGGGATACTTATGGATGTATCCTACACCTGATGAGGATATGCGTGCTATAGGTAATAAACTATTTGACTATGTAATTAAAAACATTCCAAAGGTAGTAATGGCACCTACAAAGGAATTTGACAAAGTATGGAACGAATTCCTAAAAGGATTGGACGATCTAGGAGCAAAGAAATACGAGGAATATAAGACAAAACAAATAAGAGAAATGGTTGAGTTCTGGAAAAAGTAA
- a CDS encoding carbohydrate ABC transporter permease produces the protein MKRSLGEKIFDVINYSLMILLVVITLYPFLYVLAVSLNDPFDTIKGGITIFPRIFTLDNYKEIFNYPSIGRAALISTLRTVIGTITGVFSTAIVAYVLSRKDFFARKLVTTLFIITMYVGGGLVPEYLLIRGLGLMNNFLVYILPGLINPFNLIVVRAYIETLPSELQESAMIDGANDFVIFLKVILPLCIPVLATIALFIAVGHWNSWFDTYLYCGGNKNLTTLQYELQKILANAAASSTTIDYYSNLDPTRTMRVTPQSLRMAMTIITTLPIVLVYPFLQKYFIKGMTLGAIKN, from the coding sequence ATGAAAAGAAGCCTTGGAGAGAAAATATTCGATGTCATAAACTACAGTTTAATGATTCTTTTAGTAGTGATCACTTTATACCCTTTCTTATATGTATTAGCAGTATCGCTAAATGATCCCTTTGACACCATTAAAGGCGGTATTACAATCTTTCCAAGAATTTTTACTCTAGATAACTATAAAGAAATTTTTAACTATCCCAGCATAGGAAGAGCTGCTTTAATATCCACATTAAGGACTGTAATAGGTACCATAACAGGTGTCTTTTCCACCGCTATTGTAGCTTACGTATTAAGTAGAAAAGACTTCTTTGCAAGAAAACTTGTTACAACCCTATTCATCATAACTATGTATGTAGGAGGAGGGTTAGTTCCTGAATATCTTTTGATAAGAGGCCTTGGGCTTATGAACAATTTTCTTGTATACATCCTTCCAGGACTTATAAATCCATTTAACTTAATTGTAGTAAGAGCCTACATTGAAACTCTTCCTTCGGAATTACAAGAGTCAGCCATGATTGATGGGGCAAATGATTTTGTAATATTTCTAAAAGTGATCTTACCTCTCTGTATTCCAGTTTTAGCAACGATCGCATTATTTATAGCAGTAGGACATTGGAACTCCTGGTTTGATACCTACCTTTATTGTGGGGGAAACAAAAACTTAACCACTCTTCAATATGAACTTCAAAAAATCTTAGCCAATGCAGCAGCAAGCTCTACCACTATTGATTACTACAGTAACTTAGATCCTACAAGAACCATGAGAGTAACTCCCCAATCTTTAAGAATGGCAATGACTATAATAACTACTCTACCTATAGTGCTGGTTTATCCATTTCTACAAAAATATTTCATAAAAGGAATGACTCTCGGAGCTATAAAGAACTAA
- a CDS encoding ABC transporter permease produces the protein MKFAQVLKIIRRQKYLILMIFPFVVWLIIFRYIPLWGWITAFQNYKPGIPIFQQQWVGLKYFKEMFSDPEFYLVMRNTLAMSLLGLIFGFPLPIILAILINEIRHNTFKRTVQTISYLPHFVSWVIVASIVHAMLAPDGVVNYALLKLGLIKQPILFFGEPKYFWWIVVFSDIWKELGWNTIIFLAAMTAINPELYEAAEVDGASRFRKIWHITLPGIMPTVIMILILSIGNIINIGFERQFLLRTSAVRNVSDVIDLYALDYGIRAGRFSFGTAAGIFKSVISLILLFSANKVSKKVTGHKII, from the coding sequence ATGAAATTTGCACAAGTATTAAAAATAATAAGAAGACAAAAATACTTAATATTAATGATTTTTCCCTTTGTGGTATGGCTTATTATTTTCAGATACATACCTCTATGGGGCTGGATTACCGCTTTTCAAAACTATAAACCTGGTATTCCTATATTTCAACAACAATGGGTAGGCCTAAAATATTTTAAAGAGATGTTTTCCGACCCTGAATTTTACCTTGTAATGAGAAATACATTAGCCATGAGTCTACTAGGCCTTATCTTTGGATTTCCTCTTCCTATTATTCTCGCTATTCTTATTAATGAAATAAGGCATAATACTTTCAAAAGAACAGTACAAACTATCTCTTATCTTCCCCATTTTGTCTCTTGGGTAATAGTAGCAAGTATTGTACATGCCATGCTTGCCCCTGACGGTGTAGTAAATTACGCCTTATTAAAATTGGGACTTATAAAACAACCTATTCTCTTTTTTGGAGAACCTAAATATTTCTGGTGGATTGTAGTATTTTCTGATATATGGAAAGAGTTAGGATGGAACACAATCATATTTTTAGCTGCAATGACAGCTATTAATCCTGAATTATATGAGGCAGCAGAGGTTGATGGAGCAAGCAGATTTAGAAAAATATGGCATATAACCCTACCTGGAATAATGCCAACGGTAATTATGATATTAATCCTAAGTATAGGCAACATTATAAATATAGGTTTTGAAAGACAGTTCCTTTTGAGAACCTCTGCAGTAAGGAATGTATCCGATGTGATAGACCTTTATGCTCTTGATTATGGAATAAGAGCCGGAAGATTCTCTTTTGGTACTGCAGCAGGAATATTTAAATCAGTGATAAGCTTGATCTTACTGTTTTCAGCTAACAAAGTAAGTAAAAAAGTAACAGGTCACAAAATTATTTAG